A genomic segment from Pseudoduganella chitinolytica encodes:
- a CDS encoding S9 family peptidase, which translates to MRFILSFLALLAAGSASAERLTLDRIYDDPALAGPGVRALKVAPNGERVTFLRGREDNQFQLDLWEFNMKDKSTRRLVDSKTLVPSENLSDAEKARRERERTASLKGIISYSWSPDGKRLLVPIAGNLYLIDVAKPDAARLVASGNVTDPKISPKGKYVSFVRDQNLYVIDLATGKEKALTTDGKGTLHNGEAEFVAQEEMHQFTGYYWAPDDSAIAYRRYDEAQVPVARRFEIYADRTDVVEQRYPAAGDKNAIVGLRIVSPVSGATRDVDLGPEQDIYLVRADWTADSRQLVFQRQTRDQKKLKLIAVDATTLAQRVLVTETAKTWTKINDDLRFLADGSGFIWASERSGRNHLYLFDMNGKVKHALTQGDWRVDNLLAVDEKAGKVYFASNKDAVPDKQAYVVALNGSTAARPKRVTQADGWHETSFARNGEVFVDTWSDPANPPQVSIRKPDGTMVTWLQQNEVTPAHPYYKFKPDHLPTLYGTLQAKDGQTLYWSMIKPYRFDPTRKYPVYLSTYGGPGAQHVTRRWGDTFDQYMAQQGYVVFRLDNRGSSRRERVFTDAIYRNLGKVEVEDQLTGIEWLGKQGFVDAKRIGVYGWSYGGFMTLRLLSQASDKIAAGVSGAPVTDWKLYDTHYTERFMDRPADNPEGYKDSTVFAHVDGLKSKLLLIHGMADDNVLFTNSTKMIDALVNCGVQFELMTYPGAKHGVSNPVQRRHVQKYIDAFFRKNLRPASE; encoded by the coding sequence ATGCGCTTCATTCTCAGCTTCCTGGCCCTGCTGGCCGCGGGCTCGGCATCGGCCGAGCGTCTCACCCTCGACCGCATCTATGACGATCCGGCGCTGGCCGGCCCCGGTGTGCGCGCGCTGAAGGTCGCGCCGAACGGCGAACGCGTGACGTTCCTGCGCGGCCGCGAGGACAACCAGTTCCAGCTGGACCTGTGGGAATTCAACATGAAGGATAAGTCGACCCGCCGCCTGGTGGACTCGAAGACGCTGGTCCCCAGCGAGAACCTGTCCGACGCCGAAAAGGCCCGTCGCGAGCGCGAACGCACGGCCAGCCTGAAAGGCATCATCAGCTACAGCTGGTCGCCGGACGGCAAGCGCCTCCTGGTGCCGATCGCGGGCAACCTGTACCTGATCGACGTCGCCAAGCCCGACGCCGCGCGCCTGGTCGCTTCGGGCAACGTGACGGACCCGAAGATTTCGCCGAAAGGCAAATACGTGTCGTTCGTGCGCGACCAGAACCTGTACGTGATCGACCTCGCCACCGGCAAGGAAAAGGCGCTGACGACGGATGGCAAGGGCACGCTGCACAACGGCGAAGCCGAATTCGTCGCGCAGGAGGAGATGCACCAGTTCACCGGCTACTACTGGGCGCCGGACGATTCCGCCATCGCCTACCGCCGTTATGACGAGGCGCAGGTGCCGGTGGCGCGCCGCTTCGAGATCTATGCCGACCGCACCGACGTCGTCGAGCAGCGCTACCCGGCCGCGGGCGACAAGAATGCCATCGTCGGCCTGCGCATCGTCTCCCCGGTCTCCGGCGCGACGCGCGACGTCGACCTGGGCCCGGAGCAGGATATCTACCTGGTGCGCGCCGACTGGACGGCGGACAGCCGCCAGCTGGTGTTCCAGCGCCAGACGCGCGACCAGAAGAAGCTGAAGCTGATCGCGGTGGACGCGACCACGCTGGCCCAGCGCGTGCTGGTGACGGAGACAGCGAAGACCTGGACCAAGATCAACGACGACCTGCGCTTCCTGGCCGACGGCTCGGGCTTCATCTGGGCCTCGGAACGCAGCGGGCGCAATCACCTGTACCTGTTCGACATGAACGGCAAGGTGAAGCACGCACTGACGCAGGGCGACTGGCGCGTGGACAACCTGCTGGCCGTCGACGAAAAAGCCGGCAAGGTCTACTTCGCCTCGAACAAGGATGCCGTCCCGGACAAGCAGGCCTACGTCGTCGCGCTGAACGGCAGCACGGCCGCCAGGCCCAAGCGCGTGACGCAGGCGGACGGCTGGCACGAGACCAGCTTCGCCCGCAACGGCGAGGTGTTCGTGGACACGTGGTCCGATCCGGCCAACCCGCCGCAGGTGTCGATCAGGAAGCCCGACGGCACGATGGTGACGTGGCTGCAGCAGAACGAAGTCACGCCTGCCCACCCCTACTACAAGTTCAAGCCGGACCACCTGCCGACGCTGTACGGCACGCTGCAGGCGAAGGATGGCCAGACGCTGTACTGGTCGATGATCAAGCCGTACCGCTTCGACCCGACCAGGAAGTACCCGGTCTACCTGTCCACCTACGGCGGCCCGGGCGCGCAGCACGTGACGCGCCGCTGGGGCGACACGTTCGACCAGTACATGGCGCAGCAGGGCTATGTCGTGTTCCGCCTCGATAACCGCGGCTCGTCGCGGCGCGAGCGCGTCTTCACGGACGCGATCTACCGCAACCTGGGCAAGGTGGAGGTGGAAGACCAGCTCACCGGCATCGAGTGGCTGGGCAAGCAAGGCTTCGTCGACGCGAAGCGTATCGGCGTGTACGGCTGGAGCTACGGCGGCTTCATGACGCTGCGCCTGCTGTCGCAGGCTTCCGACAAGATCGCCGCCGGCGTGTCGGGCGCACCGGTGACGGACTGGAAGCTGTACGACACGCACTACACGGAACGCTTCATGGACCGCCCGGCCGACAATCCGGAAGGCTACAAGGACAGCACCGTGTTTGCCCACGTGGACGGCCTGAAGTCGAAGCTGCTGCTGATCCATGGCATGGCCGACGACAACGTCCTGTTCACCAACAGCACGAAGATGATCGACGCGCTGGTCAACTGCGGCGTGCAGTTCGAGCTGATGACCTACCCGGGCGCCAAGCATGGGGTGTCGAATCCCGTCCAGCGCCGGCATGTGCAGAAGTATATCGATGCGTTCTTCCGCAAGAACTTGCGGCCGGCGTCGGAGTAA
- a CDS encoding CsbD family protein, which yields MNSDQIKGKAKEIGGKIQEEAGELVGSSKQQVKGVANQAEGKLQKKVGDAREAVDDALDDDSTIDRGNRM from the coding sequence ATGAACAGCGATCAGATCAAAGGCAAGGCAAAGGAAATCGGCGGCAAGATCCAGGAAGAGGCCGGCGAGCTGGTAGGCAGCTCGAAGCAGCAGGTCAAGGGCGTGGCAAACCAGGCCGAAGGCAAGCTGCAGAAGAAGGTGGGCGATGCCCGCGAAGCGGTGGATGACGCGCTGGACGACGATTCGACGATCGACCGCGGCAACCGCATGTAA
- a CDS encoding MATE family efflux transporter — protein sequence MPYSFTLSNIRREAASLWQLAWPVLVGQLATVGMAAADVAMTGHTSAAELAAVSLGASVWSIILLTVSGTMMAINTVVAHEVGAGAFDRIPHSVRQALWKAAGVGLVAALLANVATLLFDYLYLEPAVNERASMFVHIISIGLVPFAAYRALYGYSASINHTKPVMVIAILGLVVNVAMNWVLVFGHFGMPRMGALGCAVSTAAVVWLDLLAMLVWVRIAPAYRQTYPFTRWEWPHWPEIWSMLKLGVPIGVTYFAEVSVFGAVSLLIARFGVVTVSAHQIALNFSSLTFMVPLSFGIGMIARVGQALGEGNPQRARFASLVGLSMSVGFAVLSAAFIALFRHQIAAVYTSDPAVRELCAHLLLFAALFQLSDAAQVAASCAIRGYKVTRGPMVIQLIAFWGVALPLGCVLGLAPDWIPFAPATPMSATGFWIGLVLGLTVAAVLLSTYLLRLSRQRALVAAEQ from the coding sequence ATGCCCTACTCGTTCACGCTCTCCAATATCCGCCGCGAAGCCGCCAGCCTGTGGCAGCTTGCCTGGCCCGTGCTGGTCGGCCAGCTGGCCACTGTCGGCATGGCGGCGGCCGACGTGGCGATGACGGGCCACACCAGCGCGGCCGAACTGGCCGCCGTGTCGCTGGGCGCGTCGGTCTGGTCGATCATCCTGTTGACCGTCAGCGGCACCATGATGGCCATCAACACGGTCGTCGCGCACGAGGTGGGCGCCGGCGCGTTCGACCGGATTCCCCATTCCGTGCGCCAGGCACTGTGGAAGGCGGCCGGCGTCGGCCTGGTCGCCGCGCTGCTGGCCAATGTCGCCACGCTGCTGTTCGATTACCTGTACCTGGAGCCGGCGGTCAACGAACGCGCGTCGATGTTCGTGCACATCATCAGCATCGGCCTGGTCCCGTTTGCCGCCTACCGCGCGCTGTACGGCTACAGCGCCAGCATCAACCACACCAAGCCCGTGATGGTCATCGCCATCCTGGGCCTCGTCGTCAACGTGGCGATGAACTGGGTCCTCGTGTTCGGCCACTTCGGCATGCCCAGGATGGGCGCGCTGGGCTGCGCCGTCTCGACGGCCGCCGTGGTCTGGCTCGACCTGCTGGCCATGCTGGTGTGGGTGCGCATCGCGCCGGCCTACCGCCAGACGTATCCGTTCACGCGCTGGGAATGGCCGCACTGGCCGGAGATCTGGAGCATGCTGAAACTGGGCGTGCCGATCGGCGTGACGTACTTTGCCGAGGTCTCCGTGTTCGGCGCCGTCAGCCTCCTGATCGCGCGCTTCGGCGTCGTCACCGTGTCGGCGCACCAGATCGCGCTGAACTTCTCGTCGCTGACGTTCATGGTGCCGCTCTCGTTCGGCATTGGCATGATCGCGCGCGTGGGCCAGGCGCTGGGCGAAGGCAATCCGCAGCGGGCCCGCTTCGCGTCGCTGGTGGGGCTGTCGATGTCGGTGGGCTTCGCCGTGCTGTCGGCCGCGTTCATCGCCCTGTTCCGCCACCAGATCGCCGCCGTCTACACGTCCGACCCGGCCGTGCGCGAGCTGTGCGCGCACCTGCTGCTGTTCGCGGCGCTGTTCCAGCTGTCGGACGCGGCGCAGGTGGCGGCATCGTGCGCCATCCGCGGCTACAAGGTGACGCGCGGGCCGATGGTGATCCAGCTGATCGCGTTCTGGGGCGTGGCCCTGCCGCTGGGCTGCGTGCTGGGCCTGGCGCCCGACTGGATCCCGTTCGCGCCGGCCACGCCGATGTCGGCGACCGGCTTCTGGATCGGCCTCGTGCTTGGCCTGACGGTGGCGGCCGTGCTGCTGTCGACCTACCTGCTGCGGCTGTCCAGGCAGCGCGCGCTGGTCGCGGCCGAACAATAG
- a CDS encoding beta/gamma crystallin-related protein, with protein MKRLFAALAATTLLSHVAHAGELTLFERHGFRGNEVTLRNDASDFRDFGFNDRVSSVVVRSGTWEVCEHKNFGGHCAVFRRGEYARLEGFNNSISSAREVQMRGGWRDRDGDGRNDHDERNERRDGWRDGERDGRGGWDNGDHGGDRGGRRDDTRREAVTLYAGSGFEGRAVGINGDVRTLTDASFNDRAGSLIIREGIWQLCEHADFRGQCLVFGPGRYDYLEGLNNRLSSLRRVR; from the coding sequence ATGAAACGCCTGTTTGCCGCGCTCGCCGCCACCACGCTGCTGTCCCACGTTGCCCATGCCGGCGAGCTGACCCTGTTCGAGCGCCATGGCTTCCGCGGCAACGAGGTTACGTTGCGCAATGACGCCTCGGACTTCCGCGACTTCGGCTTCAACGACCGCGTCTCCAGCGTCGTGGTGCGTTCCGGTACGTGGGAAGTGTGCGAGCACAAGAACTTCGGCGGCCACTGCGCCGTGTTCCGCCGCGGCGAATACGCGCGCCTGGAAGGCTTCAACAACAGCATCTCGTCCGCGCGGGAAGTGCAGATGCGCGGCGGCTGGCGCGACCGCGACGGCGACGGCCGCAACGACCACGATGAGCGTAATGAGCGTCGCGACGGCTGGCGCGATGGGGAACGCGACGGCCGCGGCGGCTGGGATAATGGGGACCACGGCGGGGACCGCGGCGGCCGCCGCGACGATACAAGGCGCGAAGCCGTCACGCTGTACGCTGGCTCCGGCTTCGAGGGCCGGGCGGTCGGCATCAACGGCGATGTGCGCACCCTGACGGACGCCAGCTTCAACGACCGCGCCGGTTCGCTCATCATCCGCGAGGGCATCTGGCAGCTGTGCGAACACGCCGACTTCCGCGGCCAATGCCTGGTGTTCGGGCCGGGTCGCTATGACTACCTGGAGGGCCTGAACAACCGCCTGTCGTCCCTGCGCCGGGTGCGCTGA
- a CDS encoding M13 family metallopeptidase, translated as MSVFPPSARRVARLSLAVLALHAAPVLAQVLPGDDFYTYANGAWLAATTIPPDRQGWGADYAVSEETDRRIAGLIEAASARDATGDVRRVVDYYRAFMDEAGIEARGSAPLRPLLAEIEAIRDRRQLAAALGASLRADVDPLNATSFETENLFGVWIAQGLTDPDNYVPYLLQGGLGLPDRAYYLDQTARMKKLRAMYRAHVAAMLRLAGYGDADARAGRVVELERQLARAHATREASADVQRANNPWRARDFAAKAPGMDWPAFFAAAGLARQERFIVYHPGAVKGAAALVARAPLQAWRDWLAFHTVNQKAGALPRAFVEQRFAFYGRTLIGTPQLSERKRRGLAAVNAALPEAVGKMYVETYFPPEAKARVQRMVGNIVAAFGRRIDNLDWMAPSTKREAKAKLDTLYVGVGYPDKWLGYDGLEIRPDDAFGNAGRAELFHYRRQLTKLGTPVDKTEWSMPPQLVNAVNMPMQNALNFPAAILQPPYFDPAAPEARNYGGIGATIGHEISHSFDDQGAQFDAKGRLRDWWTPADAAHFKAASARLVAQYDRYQAFPDLKLNGQLTLSENLADLAGLAAALDGFHASQGEGGATPGADREFFLGYAHSWRSKTREAALRNEIATDSHAPPQWRTYTVRNLDAWYRAFDVQPGQALYLPPGQRVRVW; from the coding sequence ATGTCCGTATTTCCCCCTTCCGCACGCCGGGTGGCGCGCCTGTCGCTTGCCGTGCTGGCGCTGCACGCTGCTCCCGTTCTGGCGCAAGTCCTGCCCGGCGACGACTTCTACACCTATGCCAACGGCGCCTGGCTGGCCGCGACGACCATCCCGCCGGATCGCCAGGGCTGGGGCGCTGACTATGCGGTCAGCGAAGAAACGGACCGGCGCATCGCCGGCCTGATCGAAGCGGCCAGCGCGCGCGACGCGACGGGTGACGTGCGCCGCGTGGTCGATTACTACCGGGCATTCATGGACGAGGCCGGGATCGAAGCCCGCGGCAGCGCACCGCTGCGCCCGCTGCTGGCGGAGATCGAGGCGATCCGCGATCGTCGGCAGCTCGCCGCGGCCCTGGGCGCAAGCCTGCGGGCGGACGTCGATCCGCTCAACGCGACCAGCTTCGAGACCGAAAACCTGTTCGGCGTCTGGATCGCGCAGGGGCTGACCGATCCGGACAACTATGTGCCCTACCTGCTGCAGGGCGGCCTGGGCCTGCCGGATCGCGCTTACTATCTGGACCAGACGGCCCGGATGAAAAAGCTGCGCGCCATGTACCGGGCCCATGTGGCAGCGATGCTGCGCCTGGCGGGCTATGGCGACGCCGATGCGCGTGCCGGCCGCGTCGTCGAGCTGGAGCGCCAGCTGGCGCGCGCGCATGCCACCCGCGAAGCCTCCGCGGACGTGCAGCGCGCCAACAATCCGTGGCGTGCCAGGGACTTCGCGGCCAAGGCGCCGGGAATGGACTGGCCTGCCTTTTTCGCCGCCGCCGGATTGGCACGGCAGGAGCGCTTCATTGTCTACCACCCGGGTGCCGTCAAGGGCGCCGCCGCGCTGGTGGCGCGGGCGCCGCTGCAGGCCTGGCGCGACTGGCTGGCGTTCCACACGGTCAACCAAAAGGCCGGGGCATTGCCGCGTGCGTTTGTCGAGCAGCGCTTCGCGTTCTACGGGCGGACGCTGATCGGCACGCCGCAACTGTCCGAGCGCAAGCGGCGCGGCCTGGCCGCCGTCAACGCCGCGTTGCCGGAAGCGGTCGGCAAGATGTATGTCGAGACCTATTTCCCGCCCGAGGCCAAGGCCCGGGTGCAGCGCATGGTGGGCAATATCGTGGCCGCATTCGGCCGCCGCATCGACAACCTGGACTGGATGGCCCCGTCGACCAAACGCGAGGCGAAGGCCAAGCTGGACACCTTGTACGTGGGCGTCGGCTATCCGGACAAGTGGCTGGGCTACGACGGCCTCGAGATCCGCCCGGACGATGCCTTCGGCAATGCCGGGCGCGCCGAACTGTTCCATTACCGGCGCCAGCTCACCAAGCTGGGCACGCCGGTGGACAAGACCGAGTGGTCGATGCCGCCGCAGCTGGTGAATGCCGTCAACATGCCGATGCAGAATGCGTTGAACTTCCCCGCCGCGATCCTGCAGCCGCCATATTTCGATCCCGCGGCACCGGAAGCACGCAACTATGGCGGCATCGGTGCCACCATCGGCCACGAGATCAGCCACAGCTTCGACGACCAGGGCGCGCAGTTCGACGCCAAGGGGCGCCTGCGCGACTGGTGGACGCCGGCCGATGCGGCCCACTTCAAGGCGGCGTCGGCAAGGCTCGTCGCGCAGTACGACCGCTACCAGGCCTTTCCCGACCTGAAGCTGAACGGCCAGCTGACGTTGTCGGAAAACCTGGCCGACCTGGCCGGGCTGGCCGCCGCATTGGACGGGTTCCACGCGTCGCAAGGAGAGGGCGGTGCAACGCCCGGCGCCGACCGCGAATTCTTCCTGGGCTACGCGCACAGCTGGCGCAGCAAGACGCGCGAGGCGGCGCTGCGCAACGAAATCGCCACCGACAGCCACGCCCCGCCGCAGTGGCGCACATACACGGTGCGCAACCTGGACGCGTGGTACCGCGCCTTCGATGTCCAGCCTGGCCAGGCACTCTACCTGCCGCCCGGGCAACGTGTACGGGTCTGGTAA